In Cellulomonas sp. Y8, the genomic stretch ACTCATTGCCGACGACCTCGCCGGGAGCCGCATCCGCGTACTCCTACGCCTCATCGCGCTCATCGACACCGGCAGCACCACCCCGGCACTCGGGTCGCCGCGCGCCGCCGCTGCGTACATCGACATGAGCCGGGCCGCCTGGTCCGGCGCCCTTCACTCCCTCGAGCAGGCGGGGTACATCCACCGCACCGCCGCCAGCAACACCGGACCAGTCACCGTGCACCCCGCATACGCATTCCGCGGCAGCTCAGACGCACGCAAAGACGCTCGAACCGCGTGGAACCGACCAGTACGGGACGCCGGACGAAGGGCCTAAGCCCATCCGCCATGCCCGTCGATCAAGAACGACGAGGAGACACGACCTCGCGGGACGAAGCACGATCGCGGTGCCGGTACGCATGAGCCAGGCCCCGCGGTCGTGGCTCACCGTCGATGCCCCGGGCTAGCTCGACGCCCTCAGCAACCGCCAGGCACTGCGGTTCGTGCTCCAGCGCGTCGCCGGAAGCACTTTTCTCCACGAGCCTGAGGAACCGTCTCCGCCGTCTGGCGGTGCGAGCTCAACGCCGAGACGATGCGGAAGACTTCACCAGCGCGGAGCCGACGGCGCCCGAGACGAGTGCAACCAACAGTGAGCCGGCTCCGGGGATCGAGACGCAGAAGGCACCGCAACGCACGCACCGGATGCGAACCGCTGCTCCCGACGGAGGGCGGGCCGCCTGTACCGTCGCGTCGTGCACAACCCCGAGCAACAGCCGGCATGGCAGCGCGACTTCGGGTCGCGCCTCCAACAGCTGCGCACCGAGTCCGCCCTCACGCAGGAACAGCTAGCCTCCGCCTCCGGGCTGGACCGGACCTACATCGCCGGAGTCGAACGCGGACGACGCAACCCCACCCTGGTCACGATCCGACGGCTCGCTATGACGCTGGACATCAGCCCCGCCGACTTCTTCGAACGCCCCTGATCTCAGGACCGCTCAAACGCCCCCGAACGGCCGGCGTCTAGGGTCTTCTCGTGAACGCGAACCGAAGAACGGTGCGCCGCCAGCACACCGTCTCCAAGTTCTACCTCAAGGGCTTCGCCGCCGAGGAGAAGACCCTCACACGCCTCGTCCTGGAGACCGGCAAGTCGCACCCGATCTCCGTCAACGACGCCACCGTCGTCAAGGACTTCTACTCCGTCGAGGACGAAGGCCACCTCGACGACTTCTTCGAAAGACGATTCGCCGAGATCGAAGACCCCGCCGCCATCGCCCTACGCCATGCCATCGACCTCGCATGGCCCCTCGCGCCCCGTGAGCGAGAAGCCATGGCCACCTGGATCGCCCTGCAGCACCTGCGCGGCCACGCCTTGCGTGACGCCACGACCGAGATCCAGTCGCTCATGTACCAGCTCCTGGTCGGCTCGGCCGGCAAGCGCGCCCTGCGCCAGCACATCGAACGAGCCGAGAACACTCCCTGCTCGCCCGCCCGCGTGGACGCCGAGTGGGACGACCTCACCCAACCCGGTGGCACCCGCATCCGACCCGACGCCCGCGACCACCTGCGCCTCATCGTCGACCTGCTCGAGACGACCCGCGAACGCCTGTCCAACCACCGATGGGCGCTGCAGGTCTTCGATCGGAGGACGCTCCTAACCGCCGACCACCCGGTCTCTTTGGTTGCCGCCGAAGACCACCCCAGCTGGCAGGGGGTCGGCATCGCCAACGCAGGCGGATTCGTCCTGCCGCTGTCCCGCCGGCGCAGTCTCGTCATCGTCCCGAGCGCACACCCGCAGCGCGACGTCCTCGGCCCCGGCACGACACACCTCGCGCGGGAGATCAACGCTCTGACGCTCCAAACCGCACGACGCCACGCCTACCACCACCCCGCCGACGCAACGCTCGCCGCCCTACCCACTCGCTGGACGCCCCGCACTCGAGAACTCCACCCCGACTTCGGCGACGACTTCATCAATCCAGACCGGGAACTCACCGAGACCTCCCCCGTCGACCAGGGACGCGTCGATCTGGGCGCGGGCGTCACCCTCGCCGACTTGCCTTGGCCCATCCCCGGACGACAGTTCCGTTGGGCCGAGCCACGCCCGGCACCCGCCGACACCGACACCGACGAGCACGCGCCCGAGCCTGTCTGACGGCGGCTCAGGCGGAGTCTTCGGTGTGGCATAGGCGGACGGCGGCGGTCGAGCAGCTCACGCTGCATGCTCGACAAAAGCTCTCCATCATGGTGTTGTCCACGCTCGAGGCGACCCGGCCCATCGACCCGAGCAGCCCGGCTTGGCGCAGCCGGTGCCCGAAGATCCACGACGTGTACTGGCTGCCGCGGTCCGCGTGGACGATCGCCCCGGGTGCGGGGTGGCGCCGCCAGATCGCCATCTGTACCGCGTCGACGACCCGCTCGGAGCGCATGTGGTCGGCGATCGACCAGCGGGGTCTTCAAGGATTGCGGAGCAGCAGGTCAGCGCCCACTTTCTACGAAGCCGCGTGACGGTCCGCACCCGTCTCACCACGGATTCAGCACCCACCCATTTCGGGCGCGAACTGCGCCCCATAGGCACCGTCAGGAGCGAGCCGCCTGACTCCCGGAGCGTGAAGCACCGCTCCGGCCGACCGTGGAGCGGCTCCTCGAACTGACCCGCCCGGGGCGGTCCAGAGACCGACCCGGCCCGCCCGACCACGCGCTCCTGCAGTGGCTAAACGTCGCCACTCGACACGAGCTGCTGGGCCACGTGGCGAGCGAACACGGGGTCAGAGTGGATGCGCGCCACCACATCGTCGGCGATCCGGTTCACGTCAATGGGTCCGGCGAGCTCAACTGGCGGACCCTGCGAGAACTGGACGTCCACTCGTCCGTCGTACGCGCTCTCGCCGTTGTCGCCGTAGGCGGTGAGCACGTGATCCATGACGAGCTGCACCTTCGACGTGAAGATCTCGACGGTGTACGGCGTCTCGGGCAAGCCCTGGTCCAGGATGCGCCGAATCGTGCTGTCGACGTCGTTCTTGACGTCGACCTTGCGACGCCAGTCCTGGACGAGCTTGTCGTGGAGACGCTCCAGCAACTTCTTGGCGCTGGCCTTCACCGTCTCGCGCTCGTCGTCAGTCAGCACCGGTTCGGGCTGAGTCAAGAGGTCGAAGATCGCGAGCTCTTCCTCGGTTAGTCCCTCCCGTGCGCAACGCTCCTCTTCCTTCGTCAGGGTTTGGGACAGTTCGACCAGGCGGCGGAGGTATTCGTCAATGTTCACGCTGCCGGCGTTGTAGTCGTCAATGAGCTGCTCGATCCGCTCGACCAACTCGTACCGGGTCGGGTTGCGCACCGCCGCGCCGATCGCCTGCTGACGGAGCAACTGCGCCAGCCGATCGGTCTCTGCTCGCTCGCGGCCTGCGAACCTGGCGGCCAGGCCCTCGAAGTCGATCTGCGACAGATCAATCAGGGGGTCCGGCTTCGTCCCCTCGGCCGCTGCCCGGATGACGTACTCCTCGGCACCCACCGACCGGTCGAGCAAGGCGTCGACCGCATCGGCGACGGCTCCGATGTCGGCCTCGGGCGGGCGCGTGACCTCCGCGACGCGTTCGGCGATCACCCGGATCGCGGCGACGTTGCCCTGCTGGGCAGCGGCTCTCGGATCGGGCAGCAGGGCCTTGAAGAGCTTGCGGGCCTGACGGGCCTTCTGCTGGAAGTCGGTGCGCGTCTCCTCGTCCACGAGTAGCGCCTCGACGGCGGCGTCGCGCTTGGCCACGTGGTCGAACCCTTCGGCGTCGCGCATCGCCGCGAGGTCCACTCCAACGCCCGAGCAGAAGTCGAACACCGCTGCCACGGCCGCATCCAGCTCGCCCGCGAGGGCGTCGATGATCTCGATGGGCGACTCGCCGGCGTTGGCGGCCCCGTAGATCGCCAGGGCCTTCTCCAGGTTCCTGAAGACGCCGACGTAGTCGACGATGAGACCGTTGTCCTTCTCCGGGAAGACACGGTTGGCGCGGGCGATCGTCTGCATCAGGGTGTGGTTGCGCATCGGTCGGTCGAGGTACACGGTCGAGACGCTGGGAGCGTCGAAGCCGGTCATCCACATCGCGCAGACGAACACCAGCCGCAGCGGGTCGTCCGGGTCCTTGAACTTCTCGGCGAGGTCCTCCCGGTTCATCCGCTCGCGGTGCGGGCGGATGTCGAGACCGAGGTCGTCGAGCATCTTGAGCTCGTTCTGGCTCTGCGAGACCACCACCGCCATGTCGGTGGTCTCCATCAGCTCGATTCGCGACGCCAGCCAGGGGCGCTCCAGCTCGGGAAGCGCATCGTGCTCAGCCCTCAACTCGTCCAGATGTTCGGCCCACGCCTCCCGGACCAGGTTGTACATCCGTACAGCGGCGGCCTTGTCGAGCCCGACGTACATCGCCTTGCCGCTGAATCCGCGGCCGACGAAGTGAGCGACAAGGTCCTTGGCGATGGTCTTCAGGCGCTCGGGACGGGTCAGCAACGTGTACTGGGTGCCGAAGGCGCGTGCCAGCTGGCCCTCGGCGTCTTCGTCGAGCTCGGCCTCCTCGAGGAGGGCATTGAGTTCGTCGGAGAAGTTCTCGTTGACCAGTTGGAGTTCGGGGATGCGGTTCTCGTAGTAGAGCGGGACCGTCGCGCCGTCCTCGATGGCGTCGCGGAAGTTGTAGACGCTGACGTAGTCGCCGAACTGCTCGCGGGTGGCCTGTTCCTCGCCGGCGATCAGCGGGGTGCCGGTGAAGCCCATCATCGAGGCGTGCGGCAGCGCAGTGCGCATGTTGAGGGCGAGTGTGTCGTACTGGCTGCGGTGCGCCTCATCGGTGATGACGATGACGTCGGAGCGATTCGACAGCACCGGCATCTGCCGCTCCCCCAGCGCCTTGGAGGGCTGGAACTTCTGGATGAGTGTGAACACGTACCGGTGGTCGGCGGCCAGCAGCTCGCGCAGGTGCGCGACGGACTGGGCATGCACCCGGGCCTCGGGCGAGATCGCACCGGCGTCCGCGAACTCGCCGTGGAGCTGAGTGTCGAGCTCGGTGCGGTCGGTGACCATGACGAAGGTCCACTTGCCTGGCACCTGGCGCAGCACCTTCTGGGTGAACCACAGCATCGACAGCGACTTGCCCGAGCCTTGCGTGTGCCAGAAGACGCCGAGTCGCGTGTCCTGCTCGGCGCGCGCGCGGTGGAGGTTGTCGATGGCTGCGTTGACGCCGAGGTACTGGTGGGAGCGCGCCATGACCTTGATCAGGCCGCCGGGGCGTTCCATGTACGCCATGAAGTTCTCGAGCAGGTCCAGCAGGACCGCGGGGTCGCAGGTGCCTCGTAGCGCCGTTTCCAGCGCGACCGCCCCGCGGGCGCCATGGGCGTCGATGACCAACCAGTCGTTGAAGAACTCCCACGGCGCGTAGGTGGACCCGACCTTGGCCTGACTGCCGTTGGACAGCAGCACGAAGCAGTTCGGGATGAACAGCTTCGGAATGGTGTCGCGGTAGTCGGTCAGGTTGTTGTCGTACGCCGACTTGACCGACTCGTTGGGTTCCTTGAATTCCATCACCACCAACGGGATGCCGTTGACGAAAAGCGCGACATCGAGGCGCCGGCTGTGCAGGTTGCCCTTGACCCACATCTGCTGCACAGCCAGCAGGTCGTTGTTCGTCGGGAGACCAAAGTCCAGGAACCTGAGCGTCTCGATCTGTTGCTCGCCGCGGTCGTCCGTCCACTCGGCCCGGTAACCGTCACGGAGGAGTTCGTGCACCTCTCGGTTGGCACGCACCCGGTCCATGACCGTACGGTCCTTCGTCAGGGCCTCGATAGCCTCGTTGATCGCCGCGTCAGGGACGTGCTCGGGGTTGAGCTTGCGCATCGCGAACCGCAGCCGGTGAGTGAGCACGACGTCGTGCTGCGAGTCACGACCGACCGTTCCTTCCGGCCCGAGGACCTCGTGGAACGCGTCAACCGGCGCCCAGCCGAGCTGTTCCAGCAACTCCATGCTCGGCTTCTCCACGTACAGGTACTCCGCCCCCGTCGGCACCATCACGCCACCGCACCCTCAACCAGCGTCCCGAGGTTGAGCGCCGACACGTCGATCTGCCCGGTCACCAGCTTCGGCAGCAAGAGGTCGCGGAGCGCGGTCAACCGACGATTCTCAAACATCAGCGTCTCGGCCAGCCCGAGTTGGTCTCGCGCCATCCTAGTGAAAGCCGCGGACAGTCTCTCCGGGGGAACGGCGACCGGCCACTGACCGAGCACCTTCCAGTCGGCACGCGGCATCTTCGTCCCGTTGGAGGTTTGGGTGGCGTGAGCGACGAACTCAACGCTTGACGTCAGCATGACGACTTGGCCCCA encodes the following:
- a CDS encoding DUF4238 domain-containing protein; protein product: MNANRRTVRRQHTVSKFYLKGFAAEEKTLTRLVLETGKSHPISVNDATVVKDFYSVEDEGHLDDFFERRFAEIEDPAAIALRHAIDLAWPLAPREREAMATWIALQHLRGHALRDATTEIQSLMYQLLVGSAGKRALRQHIERAENTPCSPARVDAEWDDLTQPGGTRIRPDARDHLRLIVDLLETTRERLSNHRWALQVFDRRTLLTADHPVSLVAAEDHPSWQGVGIANAGGFVLPLSRRRSLVIVPSAHPQRDVLGPGTTHLAREINALTLQTARRHAYHHPADATLAALPTRWTPRTRELHPDFGDDFINPDRELTETSPVDQGRVDLGAGVTLADLPWPIPGRQFRWAEPRPAPADTDTDEHAPEPV
- a CDS encoding type I restriction endonuclease subunit R; this translates as MVPTGAEYLYVEKPSMELLEQLGWAPVDAFHEVLGPEGTVGRDSQHDVVLTHRLRFAMRKLNPEHVPDAAINEAIEALTKDRTVMDRVRANREVHELLRDGYRAEWTDDRGEQQIETLRFLDFGLPTNNDLLAVQQMWVKGNLHSRRLDVALFVNGIPLVVMEFKEPNESVKSAYDNNLTDYRDTIPKLFIPNCFVLLSNGSQAKVGSTYAPWEFFNDWLVIDAHGARGAVALETALRGTCDPAVLLDLLENFMAYMERPGGLIKVMARSHQYLGVNAAIDNLHRARAEQDTRLGVFWHTQGSGKSLSMLWFTQKVLRQVPGKWTFVMVTDRTELDTQLHGEFADAGAISPEARVHAQSVAHLRELLAADHRYVFTLIQKFQPSKALGERQMPVLSNRSDVIVITDEAHRSQYDTLALNMRTALPHASMMGFTGTPLIAGEEQATREQFGDYVSVYNFRDAIEDGATVPLYYENRIPELQLVNENFSDELNALLEEAELDEDAEGQLARAFGTQYTLLTRPERLKTIAKDLVAHFVGRGFSGKAMYVGLDKAAAVRMYNLVREAWAEHLDELRAEHDALPELERPWLASRIELMETTDMAVVVSQSQNELKMLDDLGLDIRPHRERMNREDLAEKFKDPDDPLRLVFVCAMWMTGFDAPSVSTVYLDRPMRNHTLMQTIARANRVFPEKDNGLIVDYVGVFRNLEKALAIYGAANAGESPIEIIDALAGELDAAVAAVFDFCSGVGVDLAAMRDAEGFDHVAKRDAAVEALLVDEETRTDFQQKARQARKLFKALLPDPRAAAQQGNVAAIRVIAERVAEVTRPPEADIGAVADAVDALLDRSVGAEEYVIRAAAEGTKPDPLIDLSQIDFEGLAARFAGRERAETDRLAQLLRQQAIGAAVRNPTRYELVERIEQLIDDYNAGSVNIDEYLRRLVELSQTLTKEEERCAREGLTEEELAIFDLLTQPEPVLTDDERETVKASAKKLLERLHDKLVQDWRRKVDVKNDVDSTIRRILDQGLPETPYTVEIFTSKVQLVMDHVLTAYGDNGESAYDGRVDVQFSQGPPVELAGPIDVNRIADDVVARIHSDPVFARHVAQQLVSSGDV
- a CDS encoding helix-turn-helix domain-containing protein, which codes for MHNPEQQPAWQRDFGSRLQQLRTESALTQEQLASASGLDRTYIAGVERGRRNPTLVTIRRLAMTLDISPADFFERP
- a CDS encoding DDE-type integrase/transposase/recombinase codes for the protein MRSERVVDAVQMAIWRRHPAPGAIVHADRGSQYTSWIFGHRLRQAGLLGSMGRVASSVDNTMMESFCRACSVSCSTAAVRLCHTEDSA